The sequence below is a genomic window from Venturia canescens isolate UGA chromosome 9, ASM1945775v1, whole genome shotgun sequence.
cgaatgagacaaagttgtgatgaccgaaaaaaaaccaaattttcgaaggcaatagactataaaaaaatgccaagattcgaaaattttcgaaaacttcaaaaatcaaaaaatgacgtccaacgatgggttcgaaatatgtttcacacgattctgagtcgaatgagacaaagttgtgatgaccgaaaaaaaaccaaattttcgaaggcaatagactatgaaaaaatgccaagattcaaaaatttttgaaaacttcaaaaatcgaaaaaatgacctccaacgatgggttcgaaacatgtttcacgcgattctgactcaaatgagacaaagttgtaatgaccgaaaaaaaacaaaattttcgaaggcaatagactatgaaaaaatgccacggttcgaaaattttgaaaattttcgaaaacttcaaaaatcaaaaatgacgtccaacgatgggttcgaaacatgtttcacacgattctgagtcgaatgagacaaagttgtgatgaccgaaaaaaacccaaattttcgaaggaaatagactatgaaaaaatgccaaaattcgaaaattttcgaaaacttcaaaaatcaaaaaatgacgtccaacgatgggttcgaaacatgtttcacacgattctgagtcgaatgagataaagttgtgatgaccgaaaaaaaaccaaattttcgaaggcaatagactgtGAAAAAAGGCcaagattagaaaattttcgaaaacttcaaaaatcacaaaatgacgtccaacgatgggttcgaaatatgtttcacacgattctgagtcgaatgagacaaagttgtgatgaccgaaaaaaaaccaaattttcgaaggcaatagactatgaaaaaatgccaagattcaaaaatttttgaacacttcaaaaatcgaaaaaatgacctccaacgatgggttcgaaacatgtttcacgcgattctgactcaaatgagacaaagttgtaatgaccgaaaaaaaacaaaattttcgaaggcaatagactatgaaaaaatgccacggttcgaaaattttgaaaattttcgaaaacttcaaaaatcaaaaatgacgtccaacgatgggttcgaaacatgtttcacacgattctgagtcgaatgagacaaagttgtgatgaccgaaaaaaacccaaattttcgaaggaaatagactatgaaaaaatgccaaaattcgaaaattttcgaaaacttcaaaaatcaaaaaatgacgtccaacgatgggttcgaaacatgtttcacacgattctgagtcgaatgagacaaagttgtgatgaccgaaaaaaaaccaaattttcgaaggcaatagactataaaaaaatgccaagattcgaaaattttcgaaaacttcaaaaatcaaaaaatgacgtccaacgatgggttcgaaatatgtttcacacgattctgagtcgaatgagacaaagttgtgatgaccgaaaaaaaaccaaattttcgaaggcaatagactatgaaaaaatgccaagattcaaaaatttttgaaaacttcaaaaatcgaaaaaatgacctccaacgatgggttcgaaacatgtttcacgcgattctgactcaaatgagacaaagttgtaatgaccgaaaaaaaacaaaattttcgaaggcaatagactatgaaaaaatgccacggttcgaaaattttgaaaattttcgaaaacttcaaaaatcaaaaatgacgtccaacgatgggttcgaaacatgtttcacacgattctgagtcgaatgagacaaagttgtgatgaccgaaaaaaacccaaattttcgaaggaaatagactatgaaaaaatgccaaaattcgaaaattttcgaaaacttcaaaaatcaaaaaatgacgtccaacgatgggttcgaaacatgtttcacacgattctgagtcgaatgagataaagttgtgatgaccgaaaaaaaaccaaattttcgaaggcaatagactgtGAAAAAAGGCcaagattagaaaattttcgaaaacttcaaaaatcacaaaatgacgtccaacgatgggttcgaaatatgtttcacacgattctgagtcgaatgagacaaagttgtgatgaccgaaaaaaaaccaaattttcgaaggcaatagactatgaaaaaatgccaagattcaaaaatttttgaacacttcaaaaatcgaaaaaatgacctccaacgatgggttcgaaacatgtttcacgcgattctgactcaaatgagacaaagttgtaatgaccgaaaaaaaacaaaattttcgaaggcaatagactatgaaaaaatgccacggttcgaaaattttgaaaattttcgaaaacttcaaaaatcaaaaatgacgtccaacgatgggttcgaaacatgtttcacacgattctgagtcgaatgagacaaagttgtgatgaccgaaaaaaacccaaattttcgaaggaaatagactatgaaaaaatgccaaaattcgaaaattttcgaaaacttcaaaaatcaaaaaatgacgtccaacgatgggttcgaaacatgtttcacacgattctgagtcgaatgagacaaagttgtgatgaccgaaaaaaaaccaaattttcgaaggcaatagactataaaaaaatgccaagattcgaaaattttcgaaaacttcaaaaatcaaaaaatgacgtccaacgatgggttcgaaatatgtttcacacgattctgagtcgaatgagacaaagttgtgatgaccgaaaaaaaaccaaattttcgaaggcaatagactatgaaaaaatgccaagattcaaaaatttttgaaaacttcaaaaatcgaaaaaatgacctccaacgatgggttcgaaacatgtttcacgcgattctgactcaaatgagacaaagttgtaatgaccgaaaaaaaacaaaattttcgaaggcaatagactatgaaaaaatgccacggttcgaaaattttgaaaattttcgaaaacttcaaaaatcaaaaatgacgtccaacgatgggttcgaaacatgtttcacacgattctgagtcgaatgagacaaagttgtgatgaccgaaaaaaacccaaattttcgaaggaaatagactatgaaaaaatgccaaaattcgaaaattttcgaaaacttcaaaaatcaaaaaatgacgtccaacgatgggttcgaaacatgtttcacacgattctgagtcgaatgagataaagttgtgatgaccgaaaaaaaaccaaattttcgaaggcaatagactgtGAAAAAAGGCcaagattagaaaattttcgaaaacttcaaaaatcacaaaatgacgtccaacgatgggttcgaaatatgtttcacacgattctgagtcgaatgagacaaagttgtgatgaccgaaaaaaaaccaaattttcgaaggcaatagactatgaaaaaatgccaagattcaaaaatttttgaacacttcaaaaatcgaaaaaatgacctccaacgatgggttcgaaacatgtttcacgcgattctgactcaaatgagacaaagttgtaatgaccgaaaaaaaacaaaattttcgaaggcaatagactatgaaaaaatgccacggttcgaaaattttgaaaattttcgaaaacttcaaaaatcaaaaatgacgtccaacgatgggttcgaaacatgtttcacacgattctgagtcgaatgagacaaagttgtgatgaccgaaaaaaacccaaattttcgaaggaaatagactatgaaaaaatgccaaaattcgaaaattttcgaaaacttcaaaaatcaaaaaatgacgtccaacgatgggttcgaaacatgtttcacacgattctgagtcgaatgagataaagttgtgatgaccgaaaaaaaaccaaattttcgaaggcaatagactatgaaaaaatgccaagattcgaaaattttcgaaaacttcaaaaatcacaaaatgacgtccaacgatgggttcgaaatatgtttcacacgattctgagtcgaatgagacaaagttgtgatgaccgaaaaaaaaccaaattttcgaaggcaatagactatgaaaaaatgccaaggttcgaaaattttcgaaaacttcaaaaatcaaaaaatgacgtccaacgatgggttcgaaacatgtttcacacgattctgagtcgaatgagacaaagttgtgatgaccgaaaaaaaaccaaattttcgaaggcaatagactataaaaaaatgccaagattcgaaaattttcgaaaacttcaaaaatcaaaaaatgacgtccaacgatgggttcgaaatatgtttcacacgattctgagtcgaatgagacaaagttgtgatgaccgaaaaaaaaccaaattttcgaaggcaatagactatgaaaaaatgccaagattcaaaaatttttgaaaacttcaaaaatcgaaaaaatgacctccaacgatgggttcgaaacatgtttcacgcgattctgactcaaatgagacaaagttgtaatgaccgaaaaaaaacaaaattttcgaaggcaatagactatgaaaaaatgccacggttcgaaaattttgaaaattttcgaaaacttcaaaaatcaaaaatgacgtccaacgatgggttcgaaacatgtttcacacgattctgagtcgaatgagacaaagttgtgatgaccgaaaaaaacccaaattttcgaaggaaatagactatgaaaaaatgccaaaattcgaaaattttcgaaaacttcaaaaatcaaaaaatgacgtccaacgatgggttcgaaacatgtttcacacgattctgagtcgaatgagataaagttgtgatgaccgaaaaaaaaccaaattttcgaaggcaatagactatgaaaaaatgccaagattcgaaaattttcgaaaacttcaaaaatcacaaaatgacgtcaacgatgggttcgaaatatgtttcacacgattctgagtcgaatgagacaaagttgtgatgaccgaaaaaaaaccaaattttcgaaggcaatagactatgaaaaaatgccaagattcaaaaatttttgaacacttcaaaaatcgaaaaatgacgtccaacgatgggttcgaaatatgtttcacacgattctgagtcgaatgagacaaagttgtgatgaccgaaaaaaaaccaaattttcgaaggtaatagactatgaaaaaatgccaagattcaaaaatttttgaacacttcaaaaatcgaaaaaatgacctccaacgatgggttcgaaacatgtttcacgcgattctgactcaaatgagacaaagttgtaatgaccgaaaaaaaaacaaaattttcgaaggcaatagactatgaaaaaatgccaagattcgaaaattttcgaaaacttcaaaaatcaaaaaatgtcgtccaacgatgggttcgaaatatgtttcacacgattctgagtcgaatgagacaaagttgtgatgaccgaaaaaaaaccaaattttcgaaggcaatagactatgaaaaaatgccaagattcaaaaatttttgaaaacttcaaaaatcgaaaaaatgacctccaacgatgggttcgaaacatgtttcacgcgattctgactcaaatgagacaaagttgtaatgaccgaaaaaaaacaaaattttcgaaggcaatagactatgaaaaaatgccacggttcgaaaattttgaaaattttcgaaaacttcaaaaatcaaaaatgacgtccaacgatgggttcgaaacatgtttcacacgattctgagtcgaatgagacaaagttgtgatgaccgaaaaaaacccaaattttcgaaggaaatagactatgaaaaaatgccaaaattcgaaaattttcgaaaacttcaaaaatcaaaaaatgacgtccaacgatgggttcgaaacatgtttcacacgattctgagtcgaatgagataaagttgtgatgaccgaaaaaaaaccaaattttcgaaggcaatagactatgaaaaaatgccaagattcgaaaattttcgaaaacttcaaaaatcacaaaatgacgtccaacgatgggttcgaaatatgtttcacacgattctgagtcgaatgagacaaagttgtgatgaccgaaaaaaaaccaaattttcgaaggcaatagactatgaaaaaatgccaagattcaaaaatttttgaacacttcaaaaatcgaaaaaatgacctccaacgatgggttcgaaacatgtttcacgcgattctgactcaaatgagacaaagttgtaatgaccgaaaaaaaaacaaaattttcgaaggcaatagactatgaaaaaatgccacggttcgaaaattttgaaaattttcgaaaacttcaaaaatcaaaaatgacgtccaacgatgggttcgaaacatgtttcacacgattctgagtcgaatgagacaaagttgtgatgaccgaaaaaaaaccaaattttcgaaggcaatagactatgaaaaaatgccaagattcaaaaattttcgaaaacttcaaaaatcgaaaaaatgacctccaacgatgggttcgaaacatgtttcacgcgattctgactcaaatgagacaaagttgtaatgaccgaaaaaaaacaaaatttccgaaggcaatagactatgaaaaaatgccaaggttcgaaaattttgaaaattttcgaaaacttcaaaaatcaaaaaatgacgtccaacgatgggttcgaaacatgtttcacacgattctgagtcgaatgagacaaagttgtgatgaccgaaaaaaaaccaaatttttgaaggcaatagactatgaaaaaatgccaaggttcgaaaatcaaaaaatgacctctcacgatgggttcgaaacatgtttcacagATCTGGGTATAGTTGTCGACATTTTAGAGTAAGTACTGCTCTCTAACTGATCATCCGGGAAGTGATGAGGTGCTTTAGAAATTTGTCACTGCCGACGATTGGCGCTGCAGGACAAACTCCTACTGCAGAACGTACAGAACAAAACCTCTAAAAATTGCTGCAGCAGCACGCACGTAATACgcaagttgaaaaattgttgacatACCCAACAAACGCTTTaattacttgaaaaaatgacttccgTGTTAGAATCAATGGTTGTGGACGAAAAACAATTACCAGAAAAGCCTGTAGACAGAGAAAAGGTATTTAATTTTATCCTAAATTATCCATGGGGCCAAAGTTGTTTATCCGCTCCATACACAGTGACAGCATCACGGTTGATATAACCTCAAAAGTCATCGTTGCAATGTACGACTCAAGTTGTTATTTGAtaattaatatttaaaaaatgtttctgtaGACGTGCCCTCTTCTGCTTCGTGTTTTTTGTAATACTGGTCGTCACCACAACATCATGGATTATAGCAGGGGAAACGTTCCTTCCAATGAACTCCAAATTTATACATGGTAAATGAGCTTATTGTTTTCACTCATTGTATACTTGTTCTAATTTCACTTCTGTCTTCTgtctaaaaaaataaataatgatagTTATTAAATAAACAGGAGAgtaatattattgaaaaattgctttGTGTATATTATCCCATCAAAATTATTGCAAAACGATAGaagaaaatcaacgaatattcatttaaaaaatatgattgaTTATTGAGTAAATGaatggcattttttttcaaacaataattttcaagtttGTACATGAACCTTTGCTAACTTATTACAGGATGGATGCAACCCTCAGGGAAATAACAGGCCTTGTCAAAGAAGTAAATCCTGATGCTCGCAACAAAGGAACGTACTTTGACTTTTCTTTGGTAACGCCAGAATTGAGAAACGCTGGGTATAGAATGCGAGAAATTGGTGTCACGTGTTCAGGACAAAAAGGAGCAGATGATAACAAGACGCTTTCTCAAGCCAGGTAAATATTGATTATGACgctttgaattttgttttatacATAGAGCTCCAAAAATCGATCGTGTCTGATATTCCAATacgaaattattatttatctgaaagcaaatacaaaaaatatcttttcTGGACACAGTAGAATTTTGGTGTACAATTAATCAAAATACTCTATTACTTTTATGGGTTTGGGAGAATTAGCTAAAAAGCTGGTTTCCATCTACCTCACAAACGCCTGACACATAATCACAGATCAAAATGATTGGACTTTTAATAACGGAATGTTAAATTCCAACTATCTCCGAATTGAACTAATTGAGTTTTTTAATTCTATTGAAGATTCACAATTGGTGACTATTTGGATATTTCCATAACCCCACCAAACCGAATGATGCAACCGGCTATACGACGAGGTGGACTCAGACAATATTAATTGTATTAATGTAGGTTCATAAAGAACATCAATTTTCTATGTATTTGTAATTATGGATgcgaatgaaattaaacgGAAAAACACTTAAAATacgttgaaaattgattttgtcaaataaaactgtaaaaaaaacgaaatcacagTCGAAGGAATAAAATTACTATTGATATGAAATTCAAATGAAGGATTCGGctgga
It includes:
- the Bin1 gene encoding histone deacetylase complex subunit SAP18, producing the protein MTSVLESMVVDEKQLPEKPVDREKTCPLLLRVFCNTGRHHNIMDYSRGNVPSNELQIYTWMDATLREITGLVKEVNPDARNKGTYFDFSLVTPELRNAGYRMREIGVTCSGQKGADDNKTLSQARFTIGDYLDISITPPNRMMQPAIRRGGLRQY